One window of Leptotrichia trevisanii DSM 22070 genomic DNA carries:
- a CDS encoding DNA-3-methyladenine glycosylase, whose product MEKFFKQDTISLAKDLLGKLILVKKNNEILGGYIVETEAYLGVEDRACHGFEGKLTPKVEALFGKAGTVYIYTMHTHKMLNIVSCEEGNPQAVLIRGIEPIINNERMIENRGKDGILVSNGPGKLTKAMGISDGFNKGKICEITKKLQKVSKELTYNSENMEENVLYIDFENSKIPKNIEISARIGIPNKGIWTEKELRYFVAGNKYVSGMRKSEFKDDCWK is encoded by the coding sequence ATGGAAAAATTTTTTAAACAGGATACAATTTCACTTGCGAAAGATTTACTGGGAAAATTAATACTTGTGAAAAAGAATAATGAAATATTAGGGGGTTATATTGTGGAAACAGAGGCTTATTTAGGGGTAGAGGACAGAGCTTGCCATGGATTTGAAGGGAAATTGACTCCGAAGGTTGAGGCTTTGTTTGGAAAAGCGGGAACAGTTTATATTTATACAATGCACACGCATAAAATGCTGAATATTGTCAGTTGTGAGGAAGGAAATCCGCAGGCAGTATTAATTAGGGGAATTGAGCCAATAATAAATAATGAAAGAATGATTGAAAATAGAGGGAAAGATGGCATTCTAGTTAGTAATGGGCCTGGAAAATTGACAAAAGCTATGGGAATTAGTGATGGATTTAATAAGGGCAAAATTTGTGAAATTACAAAAAAATTGCAGAAAGTTTCAAAAGAATTGACTTATAATAGTGAAAATATGGAAGAAAATGTACTTTATATTGATTTTGAAAATAGTAAAATTCCAAAAAATATTGAAATTTCGGCAAGAATAGGAATTCCAAATAAAGGGATTTGGACAGAGAAGGAATTGCGGTATTTTGTAGCTGGAAATAAGTACGTTTCAGGAATGAGAAAGTCAGAATTTAAGGATGATTGCTGGAAATAA
- the hpf gene encoding ribosome hibernation-promoting factor, HPF/YfiA family translates to MKIIISGKQLKITDAIKNYTEEKISRISKYSDAITEIDVVLTVEDTKSEGPVHKADGLVYASGTKIKIEAENKDLYAAIDELSDRLERQVRKYKEKQKDHNKKGSH, encoded by the coding sequence ATGAAAATCATTATTAGCGGAAAACAACTTAAAATTACAGATGCAATTAAAAACTATACTGAAGAAAAAATAAGCAGAATTTCTAAGTATTCAGATGCTATCACAGAAATCGATGTTGTTCTAACAGTCGAAGATACAAAATCTGAAGGCCCTGTTCATAAAGCTGATGGATTAGTTTATGCAAGCGGTACAAAAATAAAAATAGAAGCTGAAAATAAAGACTTATACGCAGCAATTGATGAATTATCTGACAGATTGGAAAGACAAGTTAGAAAATATAAAGAAAAGCAAAAAGATCATAATAAAAAAGGTTCACATTAA
- a CDS encoding alanine/glycine:cation symporter family protein, which translates to MLEIIKSFNEFFWGVILIVLLVGTGVFYTFRLKFIQIREFKSGLKQLTSGFDLSGEKADKNGMSSFQALATAIAAQVGTGNLAGAATAIVYGGPGAIFWMWVSAFFGMATIYSEAVLSQIFKQKKDGEMTGGPAYYIETLFNGGKAAKFLAGFFAVSCVLALGFMGNAVQANSVGDAFHNAFKVPTVVTGVFLAVLSGFIFFGGVKRIASVTEKVVPIMAVLYVAICLVIIILNVGNAGLAFKAIFVNAFSTKAVLGGFLGMGIKKAIRFGVARGLFSNEAGMGSTPHAHAIAKVKNPEDQGHVAIVTVFIDTFVILTLSALVILIADGKADGTGISLTQHAFHAVLGHFGVIFVAVALFFFAFSTIIGWYFFGEANVKYLFGKKALNIYRILVMACIIAGSLQKVELVWELADMFNGLMVIPNLIALIGLHKLVVEVTKKDPLLKD; encoded by the coding sequence ATGTTAGAAATTATTAAAAGTTTTAATGAATTTTTTTGGGGAGTTATTTTAATTGTTTTACTGGTTGGAACGGGTGTATTTTATACATTTCGGCTGAAATTTATTCAGATCAGGGAATTTAAAAGCGGTTTGAAGCAGTTGACGAGCGGATTTGACTTGAGCGGAGAAAAGGCGGATAAAAATGGGATGTCGTCATTTCAGGCTTTGGCAACGGCTATTGCGGCACAAGTTGGAACTGGAAACCTTGCGGGAGCGGCAACGGCGATTGTATACGGGGGGCCGGGAGCGATATTCTGGATGTGGGTAAGTGCTTTTTTTGGAATGGCTACTATTTATTCAGAAGCTGTATTAAGCCAGATTTTTAAACAGAAAAAAGATGGGGAAATGACAGGGGGGCCGGCTTACTATATTGAAACATTATTTAATGGAGGAAAGGCAGCCAAATTTTTAGCAGGATTTTTTGCAGTTTCGTGTGTTCTGGCTTTAGGATTTATGGGAAATGCAGTTCAGGCCAACTCAGTGGGAGATGCCTTTCACAATGCGTTTAAAGTACCGACAGTTGTAACAGGTGTATTTCTGGCAGTTTTATCAGGATTTATATTTTTTGGTGGCGTAAAGAGAATAGCCTCTGTTACTGAAAAAGTAGTGCCGATTATGGCGGTTCTTTATGTTGCAATATGTTTAGTTATTATCATATTAAATGTTGGAAATGCAGGTTTGGCATTTAAAGCAATTTTTGTTAATGCTTTTTCAACAAAGGCGGTTTTAGGTGGATTTTTAGGAATGGGAATAAAAAAAGCGATAAGATTTGGGGTGGCAAGAGGGCTGTTCTCAAATGAGGCTGGAATGGGATCAACACCACACGCCCATGCAATTGCAAAAGTTAAAAATCCAGAAGATCAGGGACATGTGGCGATTGTTACAGTTTTTATTGATACATTTGTAATTTTGACATTGTCAGCATTAGTAATTTTGATTGCAGATGGAAAAGCGGATGGAACAGGGATTTCGTTGACACAGCACGCATTTCACGCAGTGTTGGGACATTTCGGCGTAATATTTGTTGCAGTTGCATTATTCTTTTTTGCCTTTTCCACAATAATTGGATGGTATTTCTTTGGAGAAGCCAATGTGAAATATTTGTTTGGGAAGAAAGCGTTAAATATTTACAGAATCTTGGTAATGGCTTGTATAATTGCAGGTTCGCTTCAAAAGGTGGAGTTAGTGTGGGAGCTGGCTGATATGTTTAATGGACTTATGGTAATTCCGAATTTAATAGCGTTAATTGGGCTGCATAAACTGGTAGTTGAGGTTACGAAAAAGGATCCATTGTTGAAGGATTAA
- a CDS encoding glycosyltransferase family 2 protein, with protein sequence MEKEKVSIIVPMYNAGKFIGKAIETVLSQTYENWEMLIMNDVSTDNSLAVVNEFAKKDDRIKVVNTEKNMGVVKGRNHLIDLARGKYIAFLDADDYWHSEKLEKQIQFMKEKNASISCTEYTRVRENGEKINEVVIKSEISYTDMLKNNYLGCLTVMYDVEKVGKRYFKELKKNEDYVLWLEIVKDVKIIYGLKENLAYYRVLDNSRSSNKVKTAKVRWEIYRKVEKLSLLKSIYYFLHYAVRAVLKSK encoded by the coding sequence ATGGAAAAAGAAAAAGTTTCAATAATTGTGCCGATGTACAATGCGGGAAAATTTATTGGAAAAGCAATAGAAACGGTACTTTCGCAAACTTATGAAAACTGGGAAATGCTTATTATGAACGATGTTTCAACGGATAATAGTCTTGCAGTTGTGAATGAATTTGCGAAAAAGGATGACAGAATAAAAGTTGTGAATACTGAAAAAAATATGGGTGTTGTAAAAGGAAGAAACCATTTGATTGATTTGGCTAGGGGAAAATATATTGCATTTTTGGATGCTGATGATTATTGGCACAGCGAGAAATTGGAAAAGCAGATACAGTTTATGAAAGAAAAAAATGCAAGCATTAGCTGTACAGAATATACACGAGTCAGGGAAAATGGTGAAAAAATCAATGAAGTTGTAATTAAATCGGAAATTTCTTATACTGATATGCTGAAAAATAATTATCTAGGCTGTCTTACGGTTATGTATGATGTGGAAAAAGTTGGGAAACGTTATTTTAAGGAGCTGAAGAAAAATGAGGATTATGTGCTTTGGCTGGAAATTGTGAAGGATGTGAAAATAATTTATGGACTCAAGGAAAATTTGGCATATTATCGTGTGTTGGATAATTCCCGTTCGAGCAATAAGGTTAAAACAGCAAAAGTACGTTGGGAAATTTATCGGAAAGTTGAGAAATTATCGCTTTTGAAGTCAATTTATTATTTTTTACATTATGCGGTTAGAGCTGTATTAAAAAGTAAATAG
- a CDS encoding Gfo/Idh/MocA family protein: MKLGIVGSGMIVQEFLPSLVKLEGLEIVGMQGTKASIGKVEEICEKYGIPKFTDDFDELCEFGIDTVYIAVPNFLHFEFCKKTLEKGLNVIVEKPMTTNYEEAKKLSDLAKEKKLFLFEAITTLYFENYKKIKEWIGKIGDVKLVQSQYSQYSSRYDAFKKGEILPVFDPQKAGGALMDLGLYNLHYVLGLFGKPENVKYYANIEKNIDTSGVLMMKYEKFNAMCVCAKDSEGERIGVIQGSEGKIVSEEAPGLVGKVTLKLYDGTTENFDDGFSKDRVVPEFKAFIRAVKENDLEFCCRQLEKSLLVSEVQTKARIEAGIRFPQD, encoded by the coding sequence ATGAAATTGGGAATTGTTGGTTCAGGGATGATTGTTCAAGAGTTTTTGCCTAGCCTTGTGAAGCTGGAAGGGTTAGAAATTGTGGGGATGCAGGGGACAAAAGCCAGTATTGGTAAAGTTGAGGAAATTTGTGAAAAATATGGGATTCCAAAATTTACTGATGATTTTGATGAACTTTGTGAATTTGGGATTGATACTGTTTATATTGCTGTTCCGAATTTTTTGCATTTTGAATTTTGTAAAAAGACACTTGAAAAAGGGTTGAATGTTATTGTTGAAAAGCCAATGACGACTAATTATGAGGAAGCTAAAAAATTGTCAGATTTGGCAAAAGAGAAAAAGCTGTTTTTATTTGAAGCAATAACGACACTTTATTTTGAAAATTATAAAAAGATAAAAGAGTGGATTGGTAAAATTGGAGATGTAAAACTTGTTCAAAGCCAGTATAGCCAATATTCCAGCAGATATGACGCTTTTAAGAAGGGAGAAATCTTGCCTGTATTTGATCCGCAAAAAGCTGGTGGGGCATTGATGGACTTGGGGCTGTATAATTTACATTACGTACTGGGACTTTTTGGAAAGCCTGAAAATGTAAAGTATTATGCAAATATTGAGAAAAATATTGATACAAGCGGAGTTCTCATGATGAAGTATGAAAAATTTAATGCTATGTGTGTATGTGCAAAAGATAGTGAAGGCGAGAGAATAGGAGTAATTCAAGGAAGTGAAGGAAAAATCGTAAGCGAAGAGGCTCCAGGACTTGTCGGAAAAGTTACGTTAAAACTGTATGATGGAACGACAGAAAATTTTGATGACGGATTTTCAAAAGACAGGGTTGTACCTGAATTTAAGGCATTTATTCGTGCAGTAAAAGAAAACGATTTGGAGTTTTGTTGTAGACAGCTGGAAAAAAGTCTGCTGGTAAGTGAAGTACAGACAAAGGCTAGAATTGAGGCGGGGATTAGATTTCCGCAGGACTAG
- a CDS encoding RNA 2'-phosphotransferase → MTKKLTKLGKFISLILRHKPEMVGIELDRNGWADVRELIEGINQSGDETGERINFEILEEIVRDNSKKRYEFNGDFTKIRACQGHSIDVDLELKAIKPPEVLYHGTADRFLEQIKKEGLKKRSRQFVHLSETEETAYDVGQRHGKPFIIKVLAKKMYEDGKEFFISKNGVWLTDDIEVKYLRF, encoded by the coding sequence ATGACAAAAAAATTAACAAAATTAGGAAAGTTTATAAGTCTGATTTTAAGACATAAGCCTGAGATGGTTGGGATTGAACTTGATAGGAATGGATGGGCTGATGTGAGAGAGCTTATTGAAGGGATAAATCAGTCTGGAGATGAAACAGGGGAGCGGATAAATTTTGAAATTCTGGAGGAGATTGTAAGGGATAATAGTAAAAAAAGATATGAGTTTAATGGGGATTTTACAAAAATTAGGGCTTGTCAGGGACATAGCATAGATGTGGATTTGGAATTGAAGGCAATTAAGCCACCTGAAGTTTTGTATCATGGGACGGCAGATAGATTTCTGGAGCAGATAAAAAAAGAAGGATTAAAGAAAAGAAGCAGGCAGTTTGTGCATTTATCAGAAACGGAAGAAACGGCGTATGATGTTGGGCAGAGACACGGGAAACCGTTTATAATAAAGGTTTTGGCTAAGAAGATGTATGAAGATGGGAAAGAATTTTTTATTTCAAAAAATGGCGTTTGGCTGACTGATGATATTGAAGTGAAGTATTTGAGATTTTAA
- a CDS encoding YiiG family protein gives MNYKKIILITIFSIFLFSCNDTFKEIGRKFSIKKVKNEEMEKYNSYIEIHNNLTNIDDEISKYVGVAGEGKEINIQEMGALESVPVIKIDNAVIQKLEKNIKSKFKMEKLDNSSKKLLPILKELKIVTDSMTNYYGKKEHLADGFAKGQQLHTNFLKIYKRYKEGSDAFKTEVANKSKERMQKILETYKNEGSLIKYNLTILINSCENFVDKMDNQKISMTTFIRGDLGKLKKAQQNILTASANFQKTITNEKQLKKENYTKEKLEIFNKQLAEFEKSVTIFIREVEKSKSMSKSEIEKKVYTEDMTGTPNDVIKKYNKLVNDYNNLMN, from the coding sequence ATGAATTATAAAAAAATAATATTAATAACAATTTTTTCGATTTTTCTATTTTCCTGTAACGATACATTTAAGGAAATTGGAAGAAAATTTAGTATAAAAAAAGTGAAAAATGAAGAAATGGAAAAATACAACAGCTATATTGAAATTCATAATAATTTGACAAATATTGACGATGAAATTTCAAAGTATGTTGGCGTGGCTGGAGAAGGTAAGGAAATAAATATTCAGGAAATGGGAGCATTGGAAAGTGTACCAGTTATTAAAATTGATAATGCTGTTATTCAAAAACTTGAAAAAAATATAAAGTCTAAATTCAAGATGGAAAAACTGGATAATTCTTCCAAAAAATTGTTGCCAATTTTAAAAGAATTAAAAATAGTAACGGACTCCATGACGAATTACTATGGGAAAAAAGAACATTTGGCGGATGGATTTGCAAAAGGACAGCAATTACATACAAATTTTTTGAAAATTTACAAAAGATATAAAGAAGGTTCAGATGCTTTTAAAACAGAAGTAGCAAATAAATCGAAGGAAAGAATGCAGAAGATATTGGAAACATATAAAAATGAAGGAAGTCTGATAAAATACAATTTGACGATTCTCATAAATAGCTGCGAGAATTTTGTGGATAAAATGGATAATCAGAAAATTAGTATGACAACCTTTATAAGAGGTGATTTGGGAAAATTAAAAAAAGCACAGCAAAACATTTTAACTGCTTCAGCTAACTTTCAAAAGACAATTACAAATGAAAAACAACTGAAAAAGGAAAATTATACAAAAGAAAAATTGGAAATATTTAATAAACAGCTTGCAGAATTTGAAAAATCGGTTACAATATTTATTAGGGAAGTTGAAAAAAGCAAGTCGATGAGTAAGAGTGAAATTGAGAAGAAGGTTTATACGGAAGATATGACTGGGACTCCGAATGATGTGATTAAGAAGTATAATAAACTGGTAAATGATTATAATAATTTGATGAATTAA
- the carB gene encoding carbamoyl-phosphate synthase large subunit, whose product MPKRKDIETILVIGSGPIIIGQAAEFDYAGTQACLSLREEGYKVILVNSNPATIMTDKEIADKVYIEPLTVEFVSKIIRKERPDALLPTLGGQVGLNLAVELHEAGVLEECGVELLGTKLESIKQAEDRELFRDLMNELGEPVPESDIIHNLEEARRFVEKIGYPVIVRPAFTMGGTGGGICHNDEELEDIVTNGLRYSPVTQCLLEKSISGYKEIEYEVMRDSNDTAIVVCNMENIDPVGIHTGDSIVVAPSQTLTDREYHMLRDVSLKIIRALKIEGGCNVQLALDPYSFNYYIIEVNPRVSRSSALASKATGYPIAKIAAKIAVGLTLDEIINPVTKNSYACFEPSLDYVVNKIPRFPFDKFEKADRHLGTQMKATGEVMAIGRTYEESLLKAIRSLEYGVHHLGLPNGDEFTSEYILRRIQKAGDERLFFIGEALRRGVTPQEIHEMTKIDMFFLDKMKNIIDIEVELKANVNNPDVLLFAKRYGFSDKVIAHRWNTTEDEVYELREKYNIKPVFKMVDTCAAEFKSETPYFYSTYEQENESVIGNKKKIVVLGSGPIRIGQGVEFDYATVHAVKAIKESGYEAIIVNNNPETVSTDFSISDKLYFEPLTEEDVMAIIELEQPEGVVVQFGGQTAINLAEKLSRHGVKILGTALEEIDNAENRDKFEALLHKLNIPQPLGKTAFDTETAVKNAAEIGYPVLVRPSYVLGGRAMEIVYREEELRQYMENAVKVSPDHPVLTDRYLVGKEIEVDAICDGETVVIPGIMEHIERAGVHSGDSIAVYPPQNITDSQKRTLIDYTVRLAKGLNIIGLLNIQYVISGGEVYVLEVNPRSSRTVPFLSKITGVPMANLAMKGILGETLKGKGYQTGLIEESKNVYTKVPVFSFQKLKDVDTTLGPEMKSTGEVMGSDENLEKSLYKGLISSGIKVKDQGSVLFTISGAAKEEAYGLAKRFSDLGYHIMATEGTARYFEEKGLRVETVGKIEEEGKYEHDVLGLIYKGLVDMVINTAAKKKTATNDGFKIRRAASEQEIACLTSLDTTDALLKVLESISFNVSSI is encoded by the coding sequence ATGCCTAAACGAAAAGATATAGAAACGATTTTAGTGATTGGATCGGGGCCGATTATTATAGGACAGGCTGCTGAGTTTGACTATGCGGGGACACAGGCGTGTCTATCATTGCGTGAAGAAGGGTACAAGGTTATCCTTGTAAATTCCAATCCTGCAACTATTATGACTGATAAGGAAATTGCGGATAAAGTATATATTGAGCCATTGACTGTTGAATTTGTGTCAAAAATTATAAGAAAAGAGCGTCCTGATGCCTTGCTTCCTACTCTTGGAGGGCAAGTTGGGCTGAATCTGGCGGTGGAACTGCACGAAGCGGGAGTGCTGGAAGAATGTGGAGTGGAACTGCTTGGAACTAAACTTGAATCTATTAAGCAGGCGGAAGACAGGGAATTGTTCAGAGATTTGATGAATGAACTGGGAGAGCCTGTGCCTGAGTCAGATATTATTCATAATTTGGAAGAGGCACGTAGATTTGTTGAAAAAATTGGGTATCCTGTGATTGTGCGTCCTGCCTTTACAATGGGAGGAACTGGTGGAGGAATCTGCCATAATGATGAAGAACTGGAAGACATTGTTACAAATGGACTTAGATATTCGCCAGTAACTCAATGTTTATTGGAAAAATCAATTTCAGGATATAAGGAAATTGAGTATGAAGTAATGCGTGACAGCAATGATACAGCGATTGTTGTATGTAATATGGAAAATATTGATCCAGTTGGGATTCACACAGGAGATTCGATTGTAGTAGCACCATCGCAAACATTGACAGATAGGGAATATCACATGTTAAGGGATGTTTCGCTGAAAATAATAAGAGCGTTGAAAATAGAAGGTGGATGTAATGTTCAGCTGGCACTAGATCCATATTCATTCAATTATTATATCATCGAGGTAAATCCGAGAGTATCACGTTCATCGGCACTTGCTTCAAAGGCGACAGGTTATCCAATTGCAAAAATCGCTGCAAAAATTGCGGTTGGGTTGACACTTGATGAAATTATAAATCCTGTTACAAAAAATTCGTATGCGTGCTTCGAGCCGTCACTTGACTATGTTGTCAATAAAATACCGAGATTCCCATTTGACAAATTTGAAAAGGCGGATAGGCATTTGGGAACGCAAATGAAGGCGACTGGGGAAGTAATGGCTATTGGTAGAACCTATGAGGAAAGTTTGTTAAAGGCTATTCGTTCGCTTGAATATGGAGTTCATCACTTGGGACTTCCAAATGGGGATGAATTTACCTCGGAATATATTTTGAGAAGAATTCAGAAGGCTGGAGATGAAAGGCTGTTCTTCATTGGGGAAGCATTAAGACGTGGAGTTACTCCGCAGGAAATACATGAGATGACAAAAATTGACATGTTTTTCCTTGATAAAATGAAAAATATTATTGATATTGAAGTGGAATTGAAGGCAAATGTAAATAATCCAGATGTATTGCTATTTGCTAAAAGATATGGATTTTCGGATAAAGTTATTGCACATCGTTGGAATACGACAGAAGATGAAGTTTATGAACTTCGTGAAAAATACAATATTAAGCCTGTGTTTAAGATGGTTGATACCTGTGCGGCTGAATTTAAGTCAGAAACTCCTTACTTTTACTCGACTTATGAGCAGGAAAATGAAAGTGTCATAGGAAATAAGAAAAAAATCGTTGTACTTGGTTCGGGGCCTATTAGAATTGGACAAGGTGTTGAGTTTGACTATGCGACTGTTCATGCGGTAAAGGCAATAAAAGAGTCTGGCTATGAGGCTATTATTGTAAATAACAATCCAGAAACGGTTTCTACAGATTTTTCAATTTCGGATAAACTTTACTTTGAGCCGCTTACGGAAGAAGATGTTATGGCGATAATCGAGCTTGAACAGCCAGAAGGGGTTGTTGTTCAGTTTGGTGGACAGACAGCAATTAACTTGGCTGAAAAATTGTCAAGACACGGTGTCAAAATATTGGGAACGGCACTTGAAGAAATTGATAATGCGGAAAACCGTGATAAATTTGAGGCATTACTTCATAAATTGAATATTCCTCAGCCACTTGGAAAAACTGCGTTTGATACGGAAACTGCTGTAAAAAATGCAGCAGAAATTGGTTATCCAGTTCTGGTACGTCCATCTTACGTGTTAGGTGGAAGAGCAATGGAAATTGTCTATCGTGAAGAGGAACTGCGTCAATATATGGAAAATGCGGTGAAAGTGTCGCCTGATCATCCAGTATTGACTGACAGATATTTAGTTGGAAAAGAAATTGAAGTGGATGCGATTTGTGATGGGGAAACAGTTGTAATTCCAGGAATTATGGAACATATTGAAAGAGCAGGAGTCCATTCTGGAGATTCCATCGCCGTTTACCCTCCACAAAATATTACCGATTCACAAAAACGTACATTAATTGATTACACAGTCAGACTTGCAAAAGGACTAAATATTATAGGGCTTCTGAATATTCAGTATGTAATTAGCGGTGGGGAAGTTTATGTGCTGGAGGTAAATCCTAGAAGTTCAAGGACAGTTCCATTTTTAAGTAAAATTACAGGCGTTCCAATGGCAAATCTTGCTATGAAGGGAATTCTTGGAGAAACGTTAAAGGGTAAAGGATATCAAACTGGATTGATTGAAGAAAGTAAAAACGTATATACAAAAGTCCCTGTATTCAGTTTCCAGAAATTAAAAGATGTTGACACAACATTAGGGCCTGAAATGAAATCCACAGGAGAAGTGATGGGAAGCGATGAAAACCTTGAAAAATCACTTTACAAAGGACTAATTTCATCTGGAATTAAAGTCAAGGATCAGGGAAGTGTGCTGTTTACAATAAGTGGAGCTGCAAAAGAGGAAGCATACGGGCTGGCTAAGAGATTTTCTGATCTGGGCTATCATATAATGGCTACAGAAGGTACAGCCAGATACTTTGAGGAAAAAGGGCTTCGTGTTGAAACTGTTGGGAAAATTGAAGAAGAAGGAAAATACGAACACGATGTGCTAGGACTGATTTACAAAGGGCTTGTTGATATGGTAATCAATACGGCGGCTAAAAAGAAAACTGCAACAAATGATGGATTTAAAATCAGACGTGCTGCAAGTGAGCAGGAAATTGCCTGCCTAACTTCACTTGATACAACGGACGCCTTACTGAAAGTTCTAGAATCCATTTCATTTAATGTAAGTTCAATATAA
- the carA gene encoding glutamine-hydrolyzing carbamoyl-phosphate synthase small subunit, with protein MYALDKQLVLEDGSVYKGYGFGADVEMAGEVVFNTAMTGYQETISDPSYNGQIITFTYPLIGNYGINRDDYETINPSIKGIITREICRKPSNFRNEFTLDEVLKDLNIPGISGIDTRSLTKKIREHGTIKGIIVSSDKDPQEIAKNLKINSLPTNQIEQVSTKKAFLSSGRGMRVVLLDLGMKSGIMRELNSRDCDIVVMPHNATAKEILRQKPDGIMLSNGPGDPTDVPETIETIRELIDKVPIFGICMGHQLISLACGAKTYKLLFGHRGANQPVINLQTGKVDITAQNHGYAVDIDSLKDTELELTHIAVNDRTCEGVRHKKYPVFSVQYHPEASPGPHDPNYLFDMFIENMKKNRNFEYVK; from the coding sequence ATGTACGCATTGGATAAACAGCTTGTTTTGGAAGATGGTAGTGTGTATAAGGGGTATGGATTTGGAGCAGATGTGGAAATGGCTGGGGAAGTTGTTTTTAATACTGCGATGACTGGATATCAGGAAACTATTTCAGATCCATCATATAATGGGCAGATTATTACATTTACTTATCCGTTAATTGGAAATTATGGGATAAATAGGGATGATTACGAAACTATCAATCCGAGCATTAAGGGAATCATAACTCGTGAAATATGTAGAAAACCTTCTAATTTTAGAAATGAATTTACATTGGATGAAGTTTTGAAGGACTTGAATATTCCAGGAATTTCTGGAATTGATACACGTAGTCTCACAAAGAAAATAAGAGAACATGGAACGATTAAGGGAATTATCGTTAGTTCAGACAAAGATCCGCAAGAAATTGCAAAAAATTTAAAAATCAATTCGTTGCCAACCAATCAAATCGAACAGGTATCGACAAAAAAGGCGTTTCTTTCATCTGGAAGAGGGATGAGAGTTGTCCTGCTTGATTTAGGAATGAAATCAGGAATTATGAGAGAACTTAACTCAAGGGACTGTGATATTGTCGTAATGCCGCATAATGCAACTGCTAAAGAAATTTTAAGACAAAAGCCGGATGGAATAATGTTAAGCAATGGGCCGGGAGATCCGACAGATGTTCCAGAAACAATTGAAACAATTAGGGAATTAATAGATAAAGTACCAATTTTTGGAATTTGTATGGGACATCAGCTAATTTCACTTGCCTGCGGAGCAAAAACATATAAATTGCTATTCGGACATCGTGGGGCAAATCAGCCAGTAATAAATTTACAGACTGGAAAAGTTGATATTACAGCACAAAATCACGGATATGCGGTGGATATTGACTCATTGAAGGATACAGAGCTGGAATTGACACATATTGCAGTAAATGACAGGACTTGTGAAGGTGTAAGACATAAAAAATATCCAGTATTTTCAGTACAGTATCATCCAGAGGCTTCTCCAGGGCCACATGATCCAAATTATTTATTTGATATGTTTATTGAAAATATGAAAAAAAATCGGAATTTTGAATACGTCAAATAA
- a CDS encoding SH3 domain-containing protein: MKKILLMLMLVITCISFGKNNNEDTNITTEAKGMLRFVWGSHGKYDKNTVLPITEEGGTGNFAIYLEFTPEDKEKFMNNVLIVWPGNTDGRISGKEMYNRILNIGKEISPDIENKMKKNEWGYVIQPIKLTLKPVKIYAGCCAVDYFYAEIVKHEKISSTTVKVPKNMDLGESLNRVIGSEDNKVYNIYSKEGYTNIRKGPSKQYDIIKKVQNGYYVAITQDFGDWKYIMYYSDTNDESGHGFIHKSQLKLVQ, from the coding sequence ATGAAAAAGATATTGTTGATGTTAATGCTTGTAATTACATGCATTTCGTTTGGAAAAAATAATAATGAAGATACTAATATTACTACAGAAGCTAAGGGAATGTTACGCTTTGTATGGGGATCACATGGAAAATATGATAAAAATACTGTTCTTCCTATAACAGAAGAAGGCGGAACAGGAAATTTTGCAATATATCTGGAATTTACTCCTGAAGACAAAGAAAAATTTATGAATAATGTTCTGATTGTATGGCCTGGAAATACAGATGGAAGAATAAGCGGAAAAGAAATGTATAACAGAATATTAAATATAGGAAAGGAAATATCTCCAGATATTGAAAATAAAATGAAAAAAAATGAATGGGGATATGTCATTCAGCCCATAAAATTAACTTTAAAACCTGTTAAAATATATGCTGGATGCTGTGCAGTAGATTACTTTTATGCAGAAATAGTAAAACATGAAAAAATTTCATCTACAACAGTCAAAGTACCAAAAAATATGGATTTAGGAGAAAGTCTTAACAGAGTAATAGGATCAGAGGATAATAAAGTATACAATATATATTCAAAAGAAGGTTATACAAATATAAGAAAAGGGCCTTCTAAACAATACGATATAATAAAGAAAGTTCAGAATGGTTATTATGTAGCAATAACACAGGACTTTGGTGACTGGAAATACATCATGTATTATTCAGATACAAATGATGAATCTGGACATGGCTTTATACATAAAAGTCAATTAAAATTAGTACAATAA